DNA from Chloroherpetonaceae bacterium:
TATTTCGTTAACAGAGAGCGAAAGCTTGGGAAGAAAGGACTTAAGCCAATTCAAAGAAATAATCATGCCATTCAGATGTATAGAGTTAATGACAAACAAAAAAAGCCTTGTCTAAGACAAGGCTTGTTGTGACCCCAACGGGATTCGAACCCGTCCCGCCACCTTGAAAGGGTGGTGACCTAACCGCTAGTCGATGGGGCCTCTTTTTTAGTAAAGACCGAATACATCAAAAATATTTAATAAATGAGTACTCGAAAAAAGTCTGCAAATCTACAATGCTTTAAGTGAAAAACAAGAACTTTTGAAAAATATTTTTTTTGTAGAAAAGAATCTCTAAGTTCATAAAGAAAAATGTGAAATTGAAAAACTCCCGACTACCATCTTTCGTTGAAGTCCTTCAAACGGACTCATTATTGTAAAGAAGTTATTGAAATGGACCATACGCAAGAAAATAAAGATTCAGAACAATTTGGTAGTGACTCTGAAAATAGGATAAACACCAATTTGCCATACACAACCGCCTTGAATGAACCAACAAATTTTATAGTTCTAACCGCAGAAGAACAGCGAATTGAACGACTGAAGAAACCATTTTGGCAAAGAATCGACGAGCAAAAATATTGGCTTCATATCACGCTTTTCCTCATAACCATCCTAACGACATCGATTTCCGGCGCGTTTTGGGTTAATAAAGAAGTTGATTTTAGAGTTGAAACTTGGGAGAACATTCTATATGGCCTTCCATATAGCATTTGTTTACTATTGATTTTAACCTCTCATGAATTTGGACATTTCTTCGCAACTGTTCATCATGCGGTAAGAGCGTCGTTGCCTTTTTTTATCCCAATGCCACCTATACCGATTCTCTTGAACATTGGTACCTTTGGCGCGATGATTCGTACTCGAGAAAGAATTCATGACTCTGATAGCCTTTTCGATATTGGCGTCTATGGCCCACTTGCAGGATTTGTGGTTGCTTTCTTCATACTCTTACTTGGCTTTATAAGCATCCCATCAATCGATTATATCTACCAAATCCATCCTGAATACCGCTCTCTCGGTGGAATTCCAGAACTCTCAGGATCTATTTTGGTAGGTAAAAATTTATTGTACTGGATTTTAGAAAAAATTTTCTATAGTGAAGATTTACCTCCAATGACTGAAATGTACCATTATCCTTTACTCTTTGCCGGTTGGCTTGGATGCTTTGTAACAGCGTTGAATTTACTACCAATTGGACAGCTTGATGGGGGACATATCATCTATGCAATGTTTGGTGAAAAAAAGCAAGAGCAAATTGCCAAAGTCTTTTTGGTAATTATTATTGTTTTAGGGCTTCCATCTTTTTTAGAACTTATTTCCGCGCTCGGGTTTTATGCTTTTGACATCCCTTTTAATGGATTTGAATATCCTTTTTGGGTAAGGGAATATTCTTGGGCCAGTTGGATGATTTGGGCATTGATTTTATATCGCTTTATAGGTATTAAACACCCACCTGTCTTAATTGAGAAGCCACTGAATACAAATCGAATGATTATTGGGTGGGTCAGTATTGTTGTTTTTATTCTTTGTTTTACTCCAGTTCCTTTTTCTCAAGTGCCATAATTATGAATTGGAAAACCATCGCATTTTTCGTTTTTTCTCTTGTATTACTAGGGGTTTTGGGTGTTTATACGCAGCATCAACTTGCGATACATGATGGACTTTACAAGGAGTATTATTTTACTGGCGAATTGAGGTCTGAAGTTGAGTATAAGGCGGGTAGGCCTCACGGAGTTGCTAAGATTTACTTTAAAAATGGGGTTATGAAACGAATAGCGAACTTTCGAGATGGGATGCAAGAGGGTGAAACAAAAAATTATTATGAAAATGGTGTATTAATGTCTGAAGAAGTCTATGAAAGTAGTATGCTAATAGGGATTGCAAAGTATTATACAGCCGATGGTAAAATTCAATGGGAAGCAGAATATCAAAAAGGTAGAATTATTCCCGGAACAAGAAAAGTCTATCAATAAATTGTATTTCGCTCGAAGGCTGAGGGTTCTATGATTTGGAACTGTCGAGATTACCAAGTTGATCTTCGTAACCCAATTGTAATGGGAATTTTGAATATAACGCCCGATTCATTTTCAGACGGTGGAAAATTTTTCAGAAGTGGTAGTGACGAGGGTTCTTACGAAATTGATGTAAACCAAGTGCTTGATATTGCTCATCAAATGATTCAGGATGGAGCACAAATTATAGATGTTGGTGGGGAATCGACAAAGCCGGGAGCAAAGCCGATAGATACCAAAGAAGAGTTAAATCGGGTATTACCCGTAATTACCGCTTTGGCGAATGAGGTGTCGATACCGATTTCAGTTGATACATCCAAAGCAGAGGTAGCAGAAAAAGCATTAATTGCGGGTGCTGCAATCGTCAATGACATCTCTGGTTTTCGAAATGATTCTCAAATGTCAAATGTTTGTTTTTCATATAATGCAGGCGTTGTTTTAATGCACAGCACCGAGCTCCCGAAAGAAATGAAATGGAGTTATGAAATTTCTCAAGATGCTATGAACATCATTTCGAATGTGAAATCAGGACTTGCGTTATCGTTGACTCTTGCCGCTCAAATTGAAAAAAATCGAATCGTGCTTGATCCGGGGTTCGGGTTTTCAAAATCAACTGAATCAAACTTTCGAATTCTTAAAGGGCTTAGGTCTCTGAGTGATTTAGGATTTCCACTTCTGATTGGTCTTTCAAGAAAATCGTTTTTGGGAAGTGCAATTTCAGTTAAGCCGTTCGATATTCCTCCAAGTGAGCGAGACTATGCCACAACAGCAGCACATTTTTTCGCTTTGCAACAAGGCGTTAAAATTATAAGGTCACATCATGTTAAAGCAGCAAATGATGCAATCAAAGTATTTCGTAAGTTGAATGAAGTTACTTTGACTTGAGTATCTAAGGTGAATTAGTGAAGAATAATTTGTTCGACCCAATCCAGTGATTTATTGTGATCCCGTTCGAATTTAGCAATGTAGAGCTTTTTAATGTGCTCTTCATCCGCTTTACGCTGCTCGATTTGGCCGATGTGCTAATCGTGGGTTTTTTATTTTATAAACTTTATGATTACTTGCGAGGCACGGTTGCAGCGCAAATCTTTGTTGGTCTTATTCTCACCTTAATTGCTTCCGCGATTTCAACCTTTTTTAACCTCACCACACTCAGTTGGATATTTGAAAAACTTGCAAGCGTTTGGTTGATTATCGTTGTTATTTTGTTTCAACCTGAAATCCGACGTTTTCTTCTTTTTCTTGGGCAGAGTAGGCTTTTCGGTCGATTATTTCAAGGCGACAATGAAGACATCGTAAACATTGTTACCGCGGCTGTTAGTGAGCTTTCTGATAAGCATTATGGTGCGCTTTTGGTTTTTGTAAGAAATGTTGGGCTAAAGATTTATATAGAAACGGGAGAAAAGATGAATGCTGAAATGTCAAAACGGTTGATTGCATCCCTTTTTTATCCCAACACGCCCCTTCATGATGGGGCTGTAATTATCAATGGAAAAAAAATTGAAGCTGCCCGATGCGTTCTTCCCTTAACTCAAAATGAAATGATTTCAGGAAATTTTGGGATGAGGCATCGCGCGGCCTTGGGGATAACTGAAATTTCTGATGCTTTTGTGATAGTTATTTCTGAAGAAACAGGAAGAATTTCAATTGCAGAGAATGGGAAACTCACAAGCGGATTATCTTTACCTGAGCTAAAAATGAAATTAGCGGAAGCGATTTCACCGAGAACTTTTCGGAAAAATAAGAGACCTCCAAATGAGCAGGCCCCTCCGATGACAGAAATAAAAAAAGTCCCGAATTACGGGACTTTCTAATCTAAATACAAAAAACTTAGAAGCGTCTATCGCTATCGCCGTAATTTCCACCCTCGCGTCGTGATCCACCACCCGAAGGACGCTCACGACGAAATCCGCCGCCACCGCCACCCGGACCACCTGAACCCATTTCCTTTTGACGGGCTTCATTGACCTTGATGGGTCTTCCGTCCACAGGGAAATTGTTAAGTTCGGCTTTTGCACGGTTCGCTTCGTCTTCAGATTGGTATTCAACGAATCCAAATCCTTTGCCAAGAATGATTTTAACTGATTTGACTTCGCCTTTTTGTGAAAAGACTTCCTTCAAGGTGTCTTCAGTCGTTTTGTAATTAAGATTGCCAACGTAAAGTTTGGTAGACATAAAAAAAGAAAAAAAGATTACATAAGATAAACTCACCAATTATGAGATGACCAAGAGAGTTTGAACTACGCTGGCAATTTTTAAGATCCTAAAGGCGAGTGCAAAATATCAAAGTACCTTCTCCAAGGGTGAAAACGGATTGAATATAGGAAATATTTTCTCGCCATCAAACTTATTAATCAAATATATTTAGGGGTTAAAGGAATCTCATCACAAATAATTTGGTCTATTTTTATAAGGAATTGGATCTCGAATACCCGCTTGTTCGAAACCTCTTAATCGTAGGGCACAACTGTCACAGATGCCGCAAGCTTCTTCTTCGGATTGGTAGCATGACCAAGAGAGTTCAAAAGGCACTTCCAATTGTGCGCCTTTCTCAACAATTTCCCATTTTTTCATCTCAATTACGGGGGTCACAATTTCAATTGAAGTACCGGGTTTTGTACCGGTTTTAATCATTGCATTAAATGCTTGATAAAATTCTTTTCGGCAATCGGGGTAGCCGGATGAGTCTTCTTCAACAGCTCCGATAAAAATTTTTTTTGCGCCGATAACTTCAGCCCAACTGACCGACATCGAAAGAATATTTGCATTTCTGAAAGGCACATAAGAGGATGGAATTCCTGTGTAGGTAAGATCAGCTTTACTGACTTCAATTTTTTTGTCTGTTAAGGAAGACCCACCAATTTGTGAAAGATGAGTGGCATTTATTACAAGTTTTTCATGAATAGTAAAGTAAGAGCAAATGTCATCAAAAGCTTTAAGCTCTCGGTGTTCAGTACGCTGACCGTAATTCAAGTGTAAGGCCGCAACTTTAAGGCTTTGGTCTAAAGCAATTGCTAAAGAAACCAAGCTATCCATTCCACCACTCAATAAAACAACTGCTTTATTCATAGGAAGATATTTTAAATTTTAAGGCGTGATAAGGTCAAATCCGGTATAAGGGCGAAGCACTTCCGGAACAATAACATTTCCTTCTGGGGTTTGATAATTTTCTAATATGGCAACCATTAATCGTGAGGTCGCTAAACCCGAACCATTGAGGGTATGAACAAACTCAGGCTTTGATTTTTCATCTCGTTTGAAACGGATATTTGCTCTTCTTGCTTGAAAGTCTTCAAAGTTTGAGCAACTTGAAGCTTCAAGGTATCGGTTTTCTGCCGGCGACCATACTTCGATATCATAGCATTTGGCAGCATTTGAGCCTATATCGCCAGAGCAGAGAAGAAGTGTGCGATAACGGAGTTTAAGAGACTCTACAATTGACTCGGCATCGCGAAGAAGAGATTCGAGTTCCTCGTATGAGGTTTCCGGAGTCACAAATTTGACCAATTCAACTTTATTGAATTGATGGACTCTTAAAAAGCCCTTTACATCTTTTCCATAACTGCCCGCTTCGCTTCGGAAACACGCGGAATATCCAGCGTATCGTATGGGCAGTTGTGATGATTTTAGCACTTCATCACGATGCAGGTTAGTAATCGGAACTTCAGCGGTTGGAATTGCAAAAAGATTAAACCCGCCTTCTTCATATTTTCCGGATTCATCATAACCAACATGATAACTCTGCCCGATGAATTTTGGAAACTGTCCTGTGCCACGCATTGATTGGAGATTAACGAAAAAGGGTGGAAAGACTTCTTTGTAATCGTTTTTGCCAATATGTGTGTTAAGCATAAAGTTAATTAGGGCTCTTTCTAAGGTTGCCCCCTTCCCGAGATAGACAGGAAATCCAGCACCTGCGATTTTTGCACCGCGTTCGAAGTCAAGAATACCAAGGTGTTTCCCGAGTGAGAGATGATCTTTTGGAGTGAAAGTCAGTTCAAGTAAACTTCCTTTATGCTCACGATAAATTTGATTTTCAGAAGAGTCTTTTCCCACGGGAACACTTGCGTGGAGAATATTTGGGAAATAAAGCAGTTCTTCTTCTTGTTTTGACTCTATTGACTTCAATTCAATGTCTAATTCGGTTATTCGATCTGAAACTCCTTTCATTTTTGCAATGAGAAGTGTGGCATCACCTTTTGCTTTTTTTATTTTAGCGATTTCCTCACTGGCAGTATTTCTTTCCGATTTCAATTGATCACTTTCAGCTATCAAAGCACGTCGATTCTTATCAAGTTCAAGGATTAAATCGACTTTTTCAACATCTTTTTGTTGTTGTCTTGCCTTAAGGATATCTTTAATTTTTGAGGGATTTTCTCGAAGTAGTTTGATATCTATCACAATATTAAATTAATTTTATTCTGAACTTAAGATTAGATATCTAAGTTACAGAAATTACATGAATGTCTTGAGCAAGTC
Protein-coding regions in this window:
- a CDS encoding site-2 protease family protein, with the protein product MDHTQENKDSEQFGSDSENRINTNLPYTTALNEPTNFIVLTAEEQRIERLKKPFWQRIDEQKYWLHITLFLITILTTSISGAFWVNKEVDFRVETWENILYGLPYSICLLLILTSHEFGHFFATVHHAVRASLPFFIPMPPIPILLNIGTFGAMIRTRERIHDSDSLFDIGVYGPLAGFVVAFFILLLGFISIPSIDYIYQIHPEYRSLGGIPELSGSILVGKNLLYWILEKIFYSEDLPPMTEMYHYPLLFAGWLGCFVTALNLLPIGQLDGGHIIYAMFGEKKQEQIAKVFLVIIIVLGLPSFLELISALGFYAFDIPFNGFEYPFWVREYSWASWMIWALILYRFIGIKHPPVLIEKPLNTNRMIIGWVSIVVFILCFTPVPFSQVP
- the folP gene encoding dihydropteroate synthase, coding for MIWNCRDYQVDLRNPIVMGILNITPDSFSDGGKFFRSGSDEGSYEIDVNQVLDIAHQMIQDGAQIIDVGGESTKPGAKPIDTKEELNRVLPVITALANEVSIPISVDTSKAEVAEKALIAGAAIVNDISGFRNDSQMSNVCFSYNAGVVLMHSTELPKEMKWSYEISQDAMNIISNVKSGLALSLTLAAQIEKNRIVLDPGFGFSKSTESNFRILKGLRSLSDLGFPLLIGLSRKSFLGSAISVKPFDIPPSERDYATTAAHFFALQQGVKIIRSHHVKAANDAIKVFRKLNEVTLT
- the cdaA gene encoding diadenylate cyclase CdaA; translation: MIPFEFSNVELFNVLFIRFTLLDLADVLIVGFLFYKLYDYLRGTVAAQIFVGLILTLIASAISTFFNLTTLSWIFEKLASVWLIIVVILFQPEIRRFLLFLGQSRLFGRLFQGDNEDIVNIVTAAVSELSDKHYGALLVFVRNVGLKIYIETGEKMNAEMSKRLIASLFYPNTPLHDGAVIINGKKIEAARCVLPLTQNEMISGNFGMRHRAALGITEISDAFVIVISEETGRISIAENGKLTSGLSLPELKMKLAEAISPRTFRKNKRPPNEQAPPMTEIKKVPNYGTF
- a CDS encoding RNA-binding protein; amino-acid sequence: MSTKLYVGNLNYKTTEDTLKEVFSQKGEVKSVKIILGKGFGFVEYQSEDEANRAKAELNNFPVDGRPIKVNEARQKEMGSGGPGGGGGGFRRERPSGGGSRREGGNYGDSDRRF
- the queC gene encoding 7-cyano-7-deazaguanine synthase QueC — its product is MNKAVVLLSGGMDSLVSLAIALDQSLKVAALHLNYGQRTEHRELKAFDDICSYFTIHEKLVINATHLSQIGGSSLTDKKIEVSKADLTYTGIPSSYVPFRNANILSMSVSWAEVIGAKKIFIGAVEEDSSGYPDCRKEFYQAFNAMIKTGTKPGTSIEIVTPVIEMKKWEIVEKGAQLEVPFELSWSCYQSEEEACGICDSCALRLRGFEQAGIRDPIPYKNRPNYL
- the serS gene encoding serine--tRNA ligase, with amino-acid sequence MIDIKLLRENPSKIKDILKARQQQKDVEKVDLILELDKNRRALIAESDQLKSERNTASEEIAKIKKAKGDATLLIAKMKGVSDRITELDIELKSIESKQEEELLYFPNILHASVPVGKDSSENQIYREHKGSLLELTFTPKDHLSLGKHLGILDFERGAKIAGAGFPVYLGKGATLERALINFMLNTHIGKNDYKEVFPPFFVNLQSMRGTGQFPKFIGQSYHVGYDESGKYEEGGFNLFAIPTAEVPITNLHRDEVLKSSQLPIRYAGYSACFRSEAGSYGKDVKGFLRVHQFNKVELVKFVTPETSYEELESLLRDAESIVESLKLRYRTLLLCSGDIGSNAAKCYDIEVWSPAENRYLEASSCSNFEDFQARRANIRFKRDEKSKPEFVHTLNGSGLATSRLMVAILENYQTPEGNVIVPEVLRPYTGFDLITP